The stretch of DNA CAGCTACCTCTCGGCGTCGTCAAAGTCCTGCTCAGTGCCCTCGCCGAGGGGGGCTATCTGGTCACCCGTGCGCCGGTGCCCTCGGCTCGACTCGCCAACACAACTCTTCTTCAGGAGGTGCTCGATGGTCTCAAGGCCCTCCCTGTCTGAGGACGCATACGTGCGCAGCGGTGCAGAGCAGACTGCGGTGAAAATCTTGGTCGTCGGGCATTTCGCGGTCGGCAAGACCACCTTGATCGGCTCTCTCTCCGAAATCACGCCGCTGTCCACCGAAGAGCACATGACGAGCCTCTCCGAGTCGGTGGACGATCTCAAAGGAGTACAGGGGAAGACCACCACCACCGTCGCCCTGGACTTCGGTCGCCTGACACTCAGTGAGCGCATCGTGCTCTACCTGTTCGGGTCACCGGGACAGCAGCGGTTCGTCAATCTGTGGGACGACATGGCCCGCGGAGCGCTCGGCGCCCTGATCCTGGTGGACCCCGAGCGGCTGGCGGACAGCTTCGAAGTCATGGATCTGATCGAGACCTACGGCCTCGACTTCGCTGTTGCCATCAACGCATTCGACGGCGGCGCGGAGCACACACCCGAAGCGGTTCGGGAAGCGCTCGACCTGCTGCCCGACACCCCGGTCGTCACCATTGACGCACGCGACAAAAAGTCGTCCGTGAACGCACTGATCACCATGGTCCGCTACTTGCAGAAGCGCGCCGCCCTGGAGCATGCATGACAACCCCCTCCGTACCTCCGCCCGGCTGCCCCGCACACGGCAGCGGCCGGCGCATATCCCTCGACACACCGGAGTTCGCCGCCGACCCGCACGCGTTCTACCGGTACATGCGTCAGTCCGGCCCCACAGCGGCCGTCACCATCGCTCCCGGAGTGGACGCGACCCTGGTGACGGACTACAGCGCAGCACTCGAACTTCTGCAGGACCCGGGCACCTTCCGCAAGGACTCACGCCGGTGGCGTGACCTCAACGAGGGCCGCGTCAACCCCGACAGCCCGGTCCTGCCCCTGCTGTCCTACCGGCCCAACTGCATGTTCACTGACGGCGCCGAGCACCTGCGGCTGCGTCAGGCCATCACCGAGAGCTTCGCCCGCATCAGCAACAGCCGGCTGAGCAAGATCGTCAACCAGGCTGCCCGCTTCCTCATCTCCCAGTTCAGCGCGCGCGGCTCGGCCGACCTGCTCAGGGATTACGCGCAGCAGCTGCCCCTGTACGTGTTCAACGAACTCTTCGGCTGTCCGGCGGAGATCGGCGACCGCGTGCTGTTCGGGATCTCCGGCATGTTCGACGGAGTCAACGCCGAGCAGGCCAGCCAGGTCCTGGCCCAGGCGGTCGGCGAGCTGGTGGCGTTGAAGCGCGCCCAGCCGGGTGAGGACATCACGTCCTACCTGCTGCAGCATTCGGCACAGCTGACCAACGAGGAGCTGGTGCACACGCTGGTGCTGCTCCTCGGCGCGGGCGGTGAGCCGGAGGGCAACCTCATAGGCAACGGCTTCTACACCATGCTGACCAATGAGGAGTACGCGCGCAACGGACAGTTCGACAAGGCGCTCGACGACACCCTGTGGCGGAACCCGCCCATGTCCAACTACGCGCCG from Streptomyces tsukubensis encodes:
- a CDS encoding cytochrome P450: MTTPSVPPPGCPAHGSGRRISLDTPEFAADPHAFYRYMRQSGPTAAVTIAPGVDATLVTDYSAALELLQDPGTFRKDSRRWRDLNEGRVNPDSPVLPLLSYRPNCMFTDGAEHLRLRQAITESFARISNSRLSKIVNQAARFLISQFSARGSADLLRDYAQQLPLYVFNELFGCPAEIGDRVLFGISGMFDGVNAEQASQVLAQAVGELVALKRAQPGEDITSYLLQHSAQLTNEELVHTLVLLLGAGGEPEGNLIGNGFYTMLTNEEYARNGQFDKALDDTLWRNPPMSNYAPHYPVADTDVGGDKVRAGELLLVSFGAANTALADRGADTRGHLAWSAGPHACPSKEPARLIALTGLETLFNALPDVELAVPADSLVWRPGPFNRALTSLPVRFGAVTPRPAAQPQPTAVPHHQQVHQPVAPRPAAPQAAGGKSGRGGWSGFVRWLTGQ
- a CDS encoding GTP-binding protein, whose product is MVSRPSLSEDAYVRSGAEQTAVKILVVGHFAVGKTTLIGSLSEITPLSTEEHMTSLSESVDDLKGVQGKTTTTVALDFGRLTLSERIVLYLFGSPGQQRFVNLWDDMARGALGALILVDPERLADSFEVMDLIETYGLDFAVAINAFDGGAEHTPEAVREALDLLPDTPVVTIDARDKKSSVNALITMVRYLQKRAALEHA